A single genomic interval of Lysobacter avium harbors:
- a CDS encoding sensor histidine kinase yields the protein MEDALPTRRFWMLNALAWSAYIGLSLGMAAAFSAMSPAMVLISVSLGALLWLVSGAIRARAARLGWWERGLWVLATRLLASVVIGTTLAQLALAAILVPSIALGWVEVAGGLSAYRPAATLMYWTNTAVVLALWTGIWAGAHSVRQARRSELARLRAEARHHLLERDALKARLNPHFVFNALNNLRALINEDPARARELVTRLSNTLRHALEHSGDTEVTVARELEVVEDYLAVEAVHYEDRLRVVREVPPDTLQATLPAMALQLLVENAIKHGIAVIPGGGEITIALNRAGAALHVTVTNPVPLTRAASGHGVGLAYLQAQLGAGTVDLQHKGDTMVASLVVPQ from the coding sequence GTGGAAGATGCCTTGCCAACCCGCCGCTTCTGGATGCTCAACGCGCTCGCGTGGAGCGCCTACATCGGCTTGAGCCTGGGCATGGCCGCCGCGTTCTCGGCGATGTCGCCGGCGATGGTGCTGATCAGCGTATCGCTGGGCGCGCTGCTCTGGCTGGTCAGCGGCGCGATCCGCGCCCGGGCCGCGCGCTTGGGGTGGTGGGAGCGCGGCTTATGGGTATTGGCAACGCGGCTGCTGGCGTCGGTGGTGATCGGGACGACGCTGGCGCAACTGGCGTTGGCGGCGATTCTGGTCCCGTCGATCGCCCTGGGCTGGGTCGAGGTCGCCGGCGGCCTGTCGGCCTATCGCCCCGCCGCGACGCTGATGTACTGGACCAATACCGCGGTCGTGCTGGCCCTGTGGACCGGAATCTGGGCCGGCGCCCATTCGGTGCGCCAGGCGCGCCGGAGCGAGCTGGCGCGGCTGCGCGCGGAGGCGCGCCACCATCTGCTGGAACGCGATGCGCTCAAGGCTCGGCTCAATCCGCATTTCGTCTTCAACGCGCTCAACAACCTGCGCGCGCTGATCAACGAGGACCCGGCGCGTGCGCGTGAACTGGTCACCCGGCTGTCGAACACCCTGCGCCATGCGCTGGAGCATTCCGGAGACACCGAGGTCACTGTCGCGCGCGAGCTCGAAGTGGTGGAGGACTATCTGGCGGTGGAGGCGGTCCACTATGAGGACCGGCTGCGCGTCGTGCGCGAGGTGCCGCCCGATACCCTGCAAGCCACACTGCCGGCGATGGCGCTGCAGCTGCTGGTGGAAAATGCGATCAAGCACGGCATCGCCGTCATTCCCGGTGGCGGCGAGATCACCATCGCCCTGAATCGCGCGGGAGCGGCGCTGCACGTCACTGTCACCAATCCGGTCCCGCTGACCCGCGCCGCGTCCGGCCACGGCGTCGGGCTGGCCTACCTGCAGGCGCAACTCGGTGCAGGCACCGTCGACCTGCAACACAAGGGAGACACCATGGTCGCCAGCCTGGTGGTCCCGCAATGA
- a CDS encoding COG3650 family protein yields the protein MNHLRSLTVLLCGLAAGAVLLGCDPDAPAPASAPPVSSARPEGNAAPDGDRTVGFHARGNEPFWSVEVAGDKLLYNTPDTQPGVELAATRTDTATDVEFRGVHDGKDFVLIITPGHCEDSMSDQDYDYTATFSDGERQLTGCASAED from the coding sequence ATGAATCATCTGCGTTCATTGACGGTGTTGCTGTGCGGTCTTGCCGCAGGCGCTGTCTTGCTGGGATGCGATCCCGACGCGCCCGCGCCCGCAAGCGCACCGCCGGTATCCTCCGCGCGGCCCGAGGGCAACGCGGCCCCCGATGGCGACCGGACGGTCGGGTTCCATGCGCGTGGCAACGAGCCGTTCTGGTCGGTCGAGGTCGCCGGGGACAAGCTGCTTTACAACACGCCCGACACCCAGCCCGGCGTCGAACTGGCGGCAACGCGAACCGACACCGCGACGGATGTCGAGTTCCGCGGCGTCCATGACGGCAAGGACTTCGTGCTCATCATCACGCCGGGCCATTGCGAGGATTCGATGTCCGACCAGGACTACGATTACACCGCGACCTTCAGCGACGGCGAGCGCCAGCTGACCGGCTGCGCCAGCGCCGAGGACTGA
- a CDS encoding DUF3228 family protein translates to MSIVLTPFAVTRLFPRTPRGNTIQDCTPAQFERHLNEHEPLRILEGYAPFCKLHVHRNWTSTRCLTAPITQDNRHLLRSAYEARSRKELPVLVRWFEGLQPPVAEYLVVILYSCDQLAKEGTAVDADWGVVGCLYTMTPEEIPMAPITMLRNALGVEEGGSGVPLDRDAYRLAVEFWENNANWRP, encoded by the coding sequence ATGTCCATCGTCCTGACCCCGTTTGCCGTTACCCGGCTGTTCCCGCGCACCCCGCGCGGCAACACCATCCAGGATTGCACGCCAGCGCAGTTCGAGCGCCACCTCAACGAGCACGAGCCGCTCAGGATCCTTGAGGGCTACGCGCCGTTCTGCAAGCTGCACGTGCACCGCAACTGGACGTCCACGCGCTGCCTGACCGCGCCGATCACCCAGGACAACCGTCATCTGCTGCGATCGGCGTACGAGGCGCGCTCGCGCAAGGAACTGCCGGTGCTGGTGCGCTGGTTCGAGGGCCTGCAGCCGCCGGTGGCGGAGTACCTGGTGGTGATCCTCTACAGCTGCGATCAGCTGGCGAAAGAAGGCACCGCGGTGGACGCGGACTGGGGCGTGGTCGGCTGCCTGTACACGATGACGCCGGAGGAAATCCCCATGGCGCCGATCACCATGCTGCGTAACGCGCTGGGCGTGGAGGAGGGCGGCTCGGGGGTGCCGCTGGACCGTGATGCCTATCGACTGGCGGTCGAGTTCTGGGAGAACAACGCCAACTGGCGGCCGTGA
- a CDS encoding bifunctional O-acetylhomoserine aminocarboxypropyltransferase/cysteine synthase — translation MKFETLAIHAGYEIDPTTKSVAVPIYQTTSYAFDSTQHAADLFDLKTPGNIYTRIMNPTNAVLEERVAALEGGVGALAVASGMAAITYAIQTIAQQGDNIVSVSKLYGGTYNLFAHTFPRQGITVRLASHDDIAGLEALIDENTRAVFCESIGNPGGDIVDIRALADMAHRHGIPLIVDNTVATPALCRPFEHGADIVVHALTKYMGGHGTTIAGAIVDSGKFPWAEHRQRFAMLNEPDPSYHDVVYTEAFGPAAFIGRCRVVPLRNTGAALSPFNAFLVLQGIETLALRMERHCANALKVAQFLQAHDHLAWVKYAGLPEHPDHALAQTYMGGCPAGILTFGINGGAAAGARFIDALQMIVRLVNIGDAKSLACHPASTTHRQLNAEELAAAGVSEDMVRLSIGLEHIDDILADLSQALEASRG, via the coding sequence ATGAAGTTTGAAACGCTCGCGATCCACGCGGGATACGAGATCGACCCCACCACCAAATCGGTGGCGGTACCGATCTACCAGACCACGTCCTACGCCTTCGACAGCACCCAGCACGCGGCCGACCTGTTCGACCTGAAGACGCCCGGGAACATCTACACCCGCATCATGAACCCGACCAACGCGGTGCTCGAGGAGCGCGTCGCGGCGCTGGAGGGCGGCGTGGGCGCGCTGGCGGTGGCGTCGGGCATGGCGGCGATCACCTATGCGATCCAGACCATCGCCCAGCAGGGCGACAACATCGTCTCGGTGAGCAAGTTGTACGGCGGCACCTACAACCTGTTCGCCCACACCTTCCCGCGTCAGGGCATCACGGTGCGGCTCGCCTCGCACGACGACATCGCCGGGCTGGAGGCCCTGATCGACGAGAACACCAGGGCGGTGTTCTGCGAGTCCATCGGTAATCCCGGCGGCGACATCGTCGATATCCGGGCGCTGGCCGACATGGCGCATCGTCACGGCATTCCGCTGATCGTCGACAATACGGTGGCGACCCCGGCCCTGTGCCGCCCGTTCGAACATGGCGCCGACATCGTGGTGCACGCCCTGACCAAGTACATGGGCGGCCACGGGACAACGATTGCCGGAGCGATCGTGGATTCCGGCAAATTCCCGTGGGCCGAGCACAGGCAGCGCTTCGCGATGCTCAACGAGCCCGACCCGTCCTACCACGACGTGGTCTACACCGAGGCGTTCGGGCCGGCGGCGTTCATCGGGCGCTGCCGCGTGGTGCCGCTTCGCAATACCGGCGCCGCGCTGTCGCCGTTCAACGCATTTCTGGTGCTGCAGGGCATCGAGACGCTGGCGCTGCGCATGGAGCGCCACTGCGCCAACGCGCTCAAGGTCGCGCAGTTCCTGCAGGCGCACGACCACTTGGCCTGGGTGAAGTACGCCGGCTTGCCTGAGCATCCCGACCATGCGCTCGCGCAGACCTACATGGGCGGCTGTCCGGCAGGCATCCTCACCTTCGGCATCAACGGCGGGGCCGCGGCGGGGGCGCGCTTCATCGACGCGCTGCAGATGATCGTGCGCCTGGTCAACATCGGCGATGCGAAGTCGCTCGCCTGCCACCCCGCATCGACCACCCACCGCCAGCTCAATGCCGAGGAACTGGCGGCGGCTGGCGTCAGCGAGGACATGGTGCGGCTGTCGATCGGGCTGGAGCACATCGACGACATCCTCGCCGACCTCAGCCAAGCGTTGGAGGCCAGCCGGGGCTGA
- the metF gene encoding methylenetetrahydrofolate reductase [NAD(P)H] — MIATSFEFYPPKTDEQRKQLDRTAGRLKSATPDYVSVTFGAGGSTLSHTPETIERLQGHHALEAAPHISCMGGSREEIRAQLQRYMGMGARRLVTLRGDLPSGMASPGDLRYASELVEFIRDETGDHFRIEVAAYPEMHPQARDAHADLKHFIGKAKAGADGAITQYFYNADAYFRFVDDVRAAGVDIPIVPGIMPISNFSQLRRFSEMCGAEIPRWVTQRMLAYGDDAASVRAFGTDVVAQLCQRLIDGGAPGMHFYTLNLARPTLAVLARLG, encoded by the coding sequence ATGATCGCGACCAGTTTCGAGTTCTATCCGCCCAAGACCGACGAGCAGCGCAAGCAGCTGGACCGCACCGCCGGCAGGCTCAAGTCGGCGACTCCGGACTACGTGAGCGTGACCTTCGGCGCCGGCGGCTCGACCCTGAGCCATACGCCGGAGACGATCGAGCGCCTGCAGGGGCACCACGCCCTGGAGGCGGCGCCGCACATCAGTTGCATGGGCGGCAGCCGCGAGGAGATCCGCGCGCAACTGCAGCGCTACATGGGCATGGGCGCCAGGCGGCTGGTGACCCTGCGCGGCGACCTGCCCTCGGGCATGGCCAGTCCGGGCGACCTGCGCTACGCCAGCGAACTGGTCGAGTTCATCCGCGACGAGACCGGCGATCATTTCCGCATCGAAGTCGCGGCCTACCCGGAGATGCACCCGCAGGCCCGCGACGCGCACGCCGACCTGAAGCATTTCATCGGCAAGGCGAAGGCCGGCGCCGACGGCGCGATCACCCAGTACTTCTACAACGCCGACGCGTATTTTCGCTTCGTCGACGACGTGCGCGCGGCGGGAGTGGACATCCCGATCGTGCCGGGCATCATGCCGATCTCCAACTTCAGCCAGCTGCGCCGGTTCTCGGAGATGTGCGGGGCCGAGATCCCGCGCTGGGTGACCCAGCGCATGCTCGCCTACGGCGATGACGCCGCCAGCGTGCGCGCGTTCGGCACCGACGTGGTGGCCCAGCTGTGCCAGCGCCTGATCGACGGCGGCGCCCCCGGCATGCACTTCTACACGCTCAACCTGGCCAGGCCGACACTGGCCGTGCTGGCGCGGCTCGGGTAA
- the ahcY gene encoding adenosylhomocysteinase, whose product MKDTTRTFSTEGDYKVADINLADWGRKEFDIAEHEMPGLMSIREKHAADKPLKDVRVTGSLHMTVQTAVLIETLKDIGADVRWASCNIFSTQDHAAAAIAAAGTPVFAWKGETLEEYWDCTLAALSFPDGKGGYLGPQLVVDDGGDVTLLIHKGYELEDGSKWVDEKAASHEEQVIKNLLKRVAVERPGFWHTVVKDWRGVSEETTTGVLRLYQLAEAGSLLVPAINVNDSVTKSKFDNLYGCRESLADGLKRAMDVMLAGKVAVVCGYGDVGKGSAASLRAYGARVIVTEIDPICALQAAMEGFEVTTVEDTLGRGDIYVTTTGNKDVLTIEHLQNMKDQAIVCNIGHFDNEIQVDALKGLEDVEQINIKPQVDKFVFADGRAIFLLAEGRLVNLGCATGHPSFVMSNSFSNQTLAQIDLWEKKDSYEKKVYILPKHLDEEVARLHLEKIGVKLTKLSAEQSAYLGVPVEGPYKSDHYRY is encoded by the coding sequence ATGAAAGACACCACCCGCACCTTCTCCACAGAAGGCGACTACAAGGTTGCCGACATCAACCTGGCCGACTGGGGCCGCAAGGAATTCGACATCGCCGAGCACGAGATGCCCGGCCTGATGTCGATCCGCGAGAAGCACGCCGCCGACAAGCCGCTGAAAGACGTGCGCGTGACCGGCTCGCTGCACATGACCGTGCAGACCGCCGTGCTGATTGAAACCCTCAAGGACATCGGCGCCGACGTGCGCTGGGCCTCGTGCAACATCTTCTCGACCCAGGACCACGCCGCCGCCGCGATCGCCGCAGCCGGCACCCCGGTGTTCGCCTGGAAGGGCGAGACGCTGGAGGAGTACTGGGACTGCACCCTGGCCGCGCTGAGCTTCCCCGATGGGAAGGGCGGCTATCTGGGGCCGCAACTGGTCGTGGACGACGGCGGCGACGTGACCCTGCTGATCCACAAGGGCTACGAGCTGGAGGACGGCTCCAAATGGGTCGATGAGAAGGCCGCCTCGCACGAGGAGCAGGTGATCAAGAACCTGCTCAAGCGCGTGGCTGTCGAGCGCCCGGGCTTCTGGCACACCGTGGTCAAGGACTGGAGGGGCGTGTCGGAGGAGACCACCACCGGCGTCCTGCGCCTGTACCAGCTGGCCGAAGCCGGCTCGCTGCTGGTGCCCGCGATCAACGTCAATGACTCGGTCACCAAGTCCAAGTTCGACAATCTCTACGGCTGCCGTGAGTCGCTGGCCGACGGCCTCAAGCGCGCGATGGACGTGATGCTGGCCGGCAAGGTCGCCGTGGTCTGCGGCTATGGCGACGTCGGCAAGGGCTCGGCCGCCTCGCTGCGCGCGTACGGCGCCAGGGTGATCGTTACCGAGATCGATCCGATCTGCGCGCTGCAGGCGGCGATGGAAGGCTTCGAGGTCACCACGGTGGAAGACACCCTGGGCCGCGGCGACATCTACGTCACCACCACCGGCAACAAGGATGTGCTCACCATCGAGCACCTGCAGAACATGAAGGACCAGGCCATCGTGTGCAACATCGGCCACTTCGACAACGAGATCCAGGTCGACGCGCTCAAGGGCCTCGAGGACGTCGAGCAGATCAACATCAAACCGCAGGTGGACAAGTTCGTGTTCGCCGACGGCCGCGCGATCTTCCTGCTCGCCGAAGGCCGGCTGGTCAACCTGGGTTGCGCGACCGGGCATCCGAGCTTCGTGATGTCGAACTCGTTCTCCAACCAGACCCTGGCCCAGATCGACCTGTGGGAAAAGAAGGACAGTTACGAGAAGAAGGTCTACATCCTGCCCAAGCACCTGGACGAGGAAGTGGCCCGTCTGCACCTGGAGAAGATCGGCGTGAAGCTGACCAAGCTGAGCGCGGAGCAGTCCGCCTACCTGGGCGTACCGGTGGAAGGTCCGTACAAGTCCGATCACTACCGCTACTGA
- a CDS encoding DUF4124 domain-containing protein translates to MSPPPTNLLRAALLASVLVTAGVAPRVVQAAIYRCQAPDGGMVYTDRPCSELGATPSPAGDLPIGQAGQRRRAPPRFGCARNLPELVLRLANAINQQDTNQLAGVYHWAGMSGGQSVAILRRLDAVAHRPLAGIVQVGPQTMQSVDGVVSDEEYYAKRPISQTPVALRIEQSTGDGISPSNTVFGLQRHFGCWWIRG, encoded by the coding sequence ATGTCCCCGCCCCCCACCAACCTGCTGCGTGCCGCGCTTCTGGCCAGTGTTCTGGTCACGGCCGGCGTCGCACCGCGCGTTGTCCAGGCGGCGATCTATCGTTGCCAGGCGCCGGACGGCGGCATGGTCTACACCGATCGCCCGTGCTCCGAACTCGGCGCGACGCCTTCCCCGGCAGGCGATCTCCCTATCGGGCAGGCGGGCCAGCGTCGCCGCGCACCGCCGCGCTTTGGCTGCGCACGCAATCTTCCCGAACTGGTCCTGCGCCTCGCCAACGCGATCAACCAGCAGGACACCAACCAGTTGGCCGGCGTCTACCACTGGGCCGGCATGTCCGGCGGCCAGAGCGTGGCCATCCTGCGTCGGCTGGATGCGGTTGCCCACCGGCCGCTGGCCGGCATCGTGCAGGTTGGTCCGCAAACGATGCAGTCGGTCGATGGCGTGGTCAGCGACGAGGAGTACTACGCAAAACGCCCGATCAGCCAGACACCCGTGGCCCTGCGCATCGAGCAGTCGACCGGCGACGGGATCAGTCCATCCAATACCGTGTTCGGATTGCAACGCCACTTTGGCTGCTGGTGGATCCGCGGCTGA
- the lpxH gene encoding UDP-2,3-diacylglucosamine diphosphatase, whose protein sequence is MTTLFISDLHLDAERPHITELFGRFLDAEARGADALYILGDLFEAWIGDDDPSATATFVADRLRVVADGGTPVWFMHGNRDFLVGQAFADRAGMTILPDPTVVDLYGKPVLLMHGDTLCTDDVAYQQFRAQTRDPVWQAQFLAQPVAARIAFAKQAREASKAHQSGLASQGTMETITDVAPAAVAAAFQQFGVETLIHGHTHRPAVHALNVDGRPRERIVLGDWYEQGSVLRVDRQAHRLEALA, encoded by the coding sequence ATGACGACCCTCTTCATCTCCGACCTGCATCTGGACGCGGAACGCCCGCACATCACCGAGCTGTTTGGGCGCTTCCTGGACGCGGAAGCGCGCGGCGCGGACGCGCTCTACATCCTCGGTGACCTGTTCGAGGCGTGGATCGGCGATGACGACCCTTCCGCCACCGCCACTTTTGTCGCCGACCGCCTGCGCGTGGTCGCCGATGGCGGAACGCCGGTCTGGTTCATGCACGGCAACCGGGATTTCCTGGTGGGCCAGGCTTTCGCCGACCGGGCGGGAATGACGATCCTGCCCGACCCCACCGTCGTCGATCTGTATGGCAAACCGGTGCTGCTGATGCACGGCGACACGCTGTGCACCGATGACGTCGCTTACCAGCAGTTCCGTGCCCAGACGCGCGATCCCGTGTGGCAGGCGCAGTTCCTGGCCCAGCCAGTGGCCGCGCGGATCGCTTTTGCCAAGCAGGCGCGCGAGGCCAGCAAGGCGCACCAGTCGGGCCTGGCCTCGCAAGGCACGATGGAAACGATTACCGATGTCGCGCCCGCCGCGGTCGCCGCCGCCTTCCAGCAATTCGGCGTCGAGACGCTGATCCATGGACATACCCATCGGCCGGCAGTGCACGCGCTGAACGTGGACGGTCGCCCGCGCGAGCGCATCGTGCTGGGCGACTGGTACGAGCAGGGCTCGGTGCTGCGGGTCGACCGCCAGGCGCACCGTCTGGAGGCGCTGGCCTGA
- a CDS encoding alpha/beta fold hydrolase gives MNQPAHSLTRFRKHTPAAVAAAILAVASLGATAAPLDHHGISIEVVGEGAPVLMIPGLNSGADTWRETCHALRQPAADGASAMPIQCHLVQLPGFAGLAPVEGEDFLPVMRDGLLDYVVEHDLQGLTVIGHSLGGTLALQMAIKQPDAVARLVIVDSLPYFAAAQNPAATVATTRPMAEQMRAGMLALDQTMYFAQAEASLLGMTRAPERVETLKTWGRDSDRATTAQAMYELMTTDLRGELGAIGVPTLVLGSWAAYKPYGASIESTRKIFADQYAKLPSARIEMSQGGYHFLMWDDPQWVQAQIRGFVSPSTP, from the coding sequence ATGAATCAGCCAGCCCATTCCCTCACCCGTTTCCGAAAGCACACCCCGGCCGCCGTGGCCGCGGCGATTCTTGCTGTGGCCTCGCTCGGCGCCACCGCAGCGCCGCTGGATCACCACGGCATCAGTATCGAAGTGGTCGGCGAAGGCGCGCCGGTGCTGATGATTCCCGGCCTCAACAGTGGCGCGGACACCTGGCGCGAGACCTGCCATGCATTGCGCCAGCCGGCCGCTGATGGCGCCAGCGCCATGCCGATCCAATGCCACCTGGTCCAGTTGCCGGGCTTCGCCGGCCTGGCGCCGGTGGAGGGCGAGGACTTCCTTCCGGTGATGCGCGACGGGTTGCTGGATTACGTCGTCGAGCACGACCTGCAAGGGCTGACGGTGATCGGCCACAGCCTGGGCGGAACGCTGGCCCTGCAGATGGCGATCAAGCAACCCGACGCGGTGGCCAGGCTGGTAATCGTCGACAGCCTGCCGTATTTCGCCGCCGCGCAGAATCCGGCCGCGACCGTGGCAACGACCAGACCGATGGCCGAGCAGATGCGCGCCGGCATGCTGGCGTTGGACCAGACGATGTATTTCGCCCAGGCCGAGGCTTCGCTGCTGGGCATGACCCGGGCGCCGGAGCGGGTCGAGACCCTGAAGACGTGGGGACGTGACAGCGACCGTGCGACCACCGCCCAGGCCATGTATGAGCTCATGACCACCGACCTGCGTGGCGAGCTCGGTGCCATCGGCGTGCCGACCCTGGTGCTGGGCAGCTGGGCAGCCTACAAACCCTACGGCGCGAGCATCGAATCGACGCGCAAGATCTTCGCCGACCAGTACGCCAAGTTGCCGAGCGCACGCATCGAGATGAGCCAGGGGGGCTACCACTTCCTGATGTGGGACGATCCGCAGTGGGTGCAGGCGCAGATACGCGGGTTTGTCTCGCCCTCGACCCCTTGA
- a CDS encoding LytR/AlgR family response regulator transcription factor, protein MSGPLRVLIVEDARLARRELRTLLAESADVECVGEAEDVPAAREAIARLHPDLILLDIQLPSGSGFDVLDGLDPLPAVVFVTAYDQYAVQAFEANALDYLLKPVAAARLATALDKARAQLGEQDAARAPGRRGTDLLAAHDQVFLRDGERCWFVALGEIRRIVVDGNYARVWFRDQNALLARSLSGLEARMQPGLFFRANRNTLVNLRMVRTVEPSVADGYDLGLDDGSQVEVSRRQARELRERLAL, encoded by the coding sequence ATGAGCGGGCCGTTGCGGGTGCTCATCGTGGAGGATGCGCGGCTGGCGAGGCGCGAGCTGCGCACGCTACTGGCCGAGTCTGCGGACGTCGAGTGCGTGGGCGAGGCCGAGGACGTTCCCGCCGCCCGCGAGGCGATCGCGCGTTTGCACCCCGACCTGATCCTGCTTGATATCCAGCTGCCCTCGGGCAGTGGCTTTGACGTGCTCGACGGCCTGGACCCGCTGCCGGCGGTGGTGTTCGTCACCGCCTACGACCAGTACGCGGTGCAGGCATTCGAAGCCAATGCGCTCGACTACCTGCTCAAGCCGGTCGCGGCGGCACGCCTGGCGACCGCGTTGGACAAGGCCCGCGCCCAGCTGGGCGAGCAGGACGCGGCGCGCGCGCCCGGGCGTCGGGGCACGGACCTGCTGGCGGCCCACGACCAGGTGTTCCTGCGCGACGGCGAGCGCTGCTGGTTTGTCGCCCTGGGCGAAATCCGCCGGATCGTGGTCGACGGCAACTACGCCCGGGTCTGGTTCCGCGACCAGAACGCCCTGCTGGCGCGCAGCCTCAGCGGGCTTGAAGCGCGCATGCAGCCCGGCCTGTTCTTCCGCGCCAACCGCAACACCCTGGTCAACCTGCGCATGGTCCGCACGGTGGAGCCGTCGGTCGCCGACGGCTACGACCTTGGCCTGGACGATGGCAGCCAGGTGGAGGTGTCGCGGCGGCAGGCACGGGAATTGCGCGAGCGGCTGGCGCTCTAG